The Sphingobium sp. JS3065 genome includes a region encoding these proteins:
- the lnt gene encoding apolipoprotein N-acyltransferase: MKDIPSRFPKLTALLAGFLSATGFEPLKLWPVTLACLALLILLIQRAPDRRSAFSRGWLFGVGHFTLGLNWIAHAFTFQDAMPHWFGYGAVILLSLYLAVYPGLATLAACYLLPKLPSLSREGPGVGTERSEASALPFILLFAATWLASEYLRATAFTGFAWNPLGVTLLPTGIAIASTLIGTYGLAALAILASGALLLTFRRQFRQAAALAAPLIALALWGHLSPAPPTPAGAPRIRVVQPNIGQDEKYSPELEQAHFRTLATLAGTPRPAPRLIFWPEAAIPAYLDLEPDWRARLAGLLGPGDLLMTGATKVYFKQVEKDGITESALSGANNSLFIVDPKARLLGRYDKAHLVPYGEYLPMRQFLQPLGLSRLVPGAVDFWPGPGPQSLTLPATLGRPPLKMGVQICYEIIFSGQVVDKANRPAFLFNPSNDAWFGSWGPVQHLAQARLRALEEGIPIIRSTPTGVSAVVDARGHILSRIAHHRAGFLDTALPPALPPTLFARLGNWAPFASMLTLLAAAFFSGAIATRKTTR, encoded by the coding sequence ATGAAGGACATTCCGTCCCGCTTCCCAAAGCTCACCGCCCTGCTCGCCGGATTTCTGTCGGCGACGGGCTTCGAACCGCTCAAACTCTGGCCAGTCACCCTGGCCTGCCTCGCGCTCCTCATCCTCCTCATCCAGCGCGCACCCGACCGCCGCAGCGCTTTCTCACGCGGCTGGCTGTTCGGCGTCGGCCATTTCACCCTGGGCCTCAACTGGATCGCCCACGCCTTCACCTTCCAGGACGCGATGCCCCACTGGTTCGGCTACGGCGCGGTAATCCTCCTGTCCCTCTACCTGGCGGTCTATCCCGGCCTCGCCACCCTCGCGGCCTGTTACCTCCTCCCAAAACTCCCCTCCCTTTCAAGGGAGGGGCCGGGGGTGGGTACCGAGCGCAGCGAGGCCTCCGCCCTCCCCTTCATCCTCCTCTTCGCCGCCACCTGGCTCGCCTCGGAATATCTCCGCGCCACCGCCTTCACCGGCTTTGCCTGGAATCCGCTGGGCGTCACCCTCCTCCCCACCGGCATCGCGATCGCATCCACCCTGATCGGCACCTACGGCCTGGCCGCCCTCGCCATCCTGGCATCTGGCGCGCTGCTCCTCACCTTCCGCCGCCAGTTCCGCCAAGCCGCCGCCCTCGCCGCGCCCCTCATCGCCCTCGCCCTCTGGGGCCATCTCTCCCCCGCCCCGCCAACACCTGCGGGCGCACCGCGCATCCGCGTGGTCCAACCCAATATCGGCCAGGACGAGAAATATTCGCCAGAACTGGAACAGGCCCACTTCCGCACCCTCGCCACCCTCGCCGGCACCCCGCGCCCGGCCCCGCGCCTGATCTTCTGGCCCGAAGCCGCCATCCCCGCCTATCTCGACCTGGAACCCGACTGGCGCGCCCGCCTGGCCGGACTGCTCGGCCCCGGCGACCTCCTCATGACCGGCGCGACCAAGGTCTATTTCAAGCAGGTCGAAAAAGACGGCATCACGGAAAGCGCCCTTTCCGGCGCGAACAACAGCCTGTTCATCGTGGACCCCAAGGCCCGCCTGCTCGGCCGCTACGACAAGGCTCACCTGGTCCCCTATGGCGAATATCTGCCGATGCGCCAGTTTCTCCAGCCGCTCGGCCTTTCCCGCCTCGTCCCCGGCGCCGTCGATTTCTGGCCCGGCCCCGGCCCGCAGAGCCTGACCCTGCCCGCCACTCTGGGCCGCCCCCCACTCAAGATGGGCGTGCAGATCTGCTACGAGATCATCTTCTCCGGCCAGGTGGTGGACAAAGCCAACCGCCCCGCCTTCCTCTTCAACCCCTCCAACGACGCCTGGTTCGGCAGTTGGGGTCCGGTCCAGCATCTGGCCCAAGCCCGCCTCCGCGCACTGGAGGAGGGCATCCCCATCATCCGCTCGACTCCCACCGGAGTCTCGGCGGTGGTCGACGCGCGCGGCCATATCCTCAGCCGCATCGCCCACCACCGCGCCGGTTTCCTCGACACCGCCCTGCCCCCCGCGCTGCCGCCGACGCTTTTCGCCCGCCTCGGCAACTGGGCGCCGTTCGCCTCGATGCTGACACTGCTCGCAGCCGCCTTCTTCTCAGGGGCCATTGCCACCCGCAAAACGACCCGCTAA
- a CDS encoding phage tail assembly chaperone encodes MSFFKAAARLAGVAGWLLGWRPEEFWRSTPAELESVLRAARGDEEEAWVGMDRGELERLRAGMPD; translated from the coding sequence ATGAGCTTTTTCAAGGCGGCGGCGCGGCTGGCCGGGGTCGCGGGGTGGTTGCTGGGGTGGCGGCCGGAGGAATTCTGGCGGTCGACCCCGGCGGAACTGGAGAGCGTTTTGCGGGCGGCTCGCGGGGATGAGGAGGAAGCGTGGGTGGGGATGGATCGGGGGGAGTTGGAGAGGTTGCGGGCCGGGATGCCGGATTGA
- a CDS encoding phage major tail protein, TP901-1 family — MGVEKGSAFLLKIGDGEAPVAYATVAGMRTTQLSVNGEAVNVTSKDSGGWRELLSGAGVRSVSVSAAGIFTGSAAEVRLRNHALAGTIGDYELSFESGEKMRGRFLVTRLDYAGDYNGERNYALSLESSGPVVSL; from the coding sequence ATGGGCGTGGAAAAAGGAAGCGCGTTTCTGTTGAAGATCGGGGATGGCGAGGCGCCGGTCGCCTACGCCACGGTGGCGGGGATGCGCACGACGCAATTGTCCGTCAATGGCGAGGCGGTGAATGTCACCAGCAAGGATTCGGGCGGTTGGCGCGAATTGCTGTCGGGTGCGGGGGTGCGGTCGGTCAGCGTGTCGGCGGCTGGGATTTTCACCGGATCGGCGGCGGAGGTGCGGCTGCGCAACCATGCGCTGGCGGGGACCATCGGCGATTATGAGCTGAGCTTCGAAAGCGGCGAGAAGATGCGCGGGCGGTTCCTGGTGACGCGGCTGGACTATGCCGGGGATTATAATGGGGAGCGCAATTATGCGCTGAGCCTGGAAAGCTCCGGCCCGGTGGTGTCGCTGTGA
- a CDS encoding HK97 family phage prohead protease — protein sequence MSDVRFAGYAAVFDRVDRGGDVVRAGAFAGVAAGVPLLWQHRPGEVIGTVEKVEEDARGLRVIGRVSGRTAAGREAGRALRERAVDGLSFGYRVREARGCAPRELLELEVVEVSVVTHPMQDLARVIAVEGVEQSPSSNFA from the coding sequence ATGAGTGACGTGCGGTTCGCCGGCTATGCGGCGGTGTTCGACCGGGTGGACCGGGGCGGCGACGTGGTGCGGGCGGGGGCCTTTGCAGGCGTGGCGGCGGGGGTGCCGCTGCTGTGGCAGCATCGGCCCGGCGAGGTGATCGGGACGGTCGAGAAGGTCGAGGAGGATGCGCGGGGGCTGCGCGTGATCGGGCGGGTTTCCGGGCGGACTGCGGCGGGGCGGGAGGCCGGGCGGGCGCTTCGGGAGAGGGCGGTGGATGGGCTTTCCTTTGGCTATCGGGTGCGGGAGGCGCGGGGTTGTGCGCCGCGTGAGTTGCTGGAGTTGGAGGTGGTGGAGGTGAGTGTCGTCACGCATCCGATGCAGGATCTGGCGCGGGTGATTGCGGTGGAGGGGGTGGAGCAATCCCCCTCTTCCAACTTCGCCTAA
- a CDS encoding phage major capsid protein, with translation MTDQLEASFDAVVQGERIAGLENEVAALKGALLVQQRPALDGVKGGAVDPRRAAFVERYVRQGLEAGVELKSFSGASGGAGGYAVPREIDQIIDATLKGISPIRAIANVVRTGSAGYRKLVTSGGIVSGWASETGARTETATPVFNEIVPPSGELYANPAASQAMLDDAQFDVEGWLAGEIAREFAVAEGAAFVNGNGTNKPKGFLTYTATNEVDGVRAFGSLQYVASGASGAFAAAGQDKLIDLVQSLRAPYRQGACFVMNSATLAVIRKMKTSDGAFIWQPSLIAGQPATLLGYPVVEAEDMPDISAGSLSIAFGNFQAGYVVSERSETSILRDPFSNKPFVHFYAVKRIGGAVANSEAIKLMKFAAS, from the coding sequence ATGACGGATCAGTTGGAAGCGAGCTTTGATGCGGTGGTGCAGGGTGAGCGTATCGCTGGCCTTGAGAATGAGGTGGCGGCGTTGAAGGGGGCTTTGCTGGTTCAGCAGAGGCCCGCGCTGGATGGCGTGAAGGGCGGGGCGGTCGATCCGCGTCGGGCGGCCTTTGTCGAGCGTTATGTGCGGCAGGGGCTGGAGGCCGGGGTGGAACTGAAGAGCTTTTCCGGGGCGAGCGGTGGCGCGGGCGGCTATGCCGTGCCGCGGGAGATCGACCAGATCATCGATGCCACGCTGAAGGGGATTTCTCCTATTCGCGCCATCGCCAATGTCGTGCGGACGGGGTCGGCGGGTTATCGCAAGCTGGTGACTTCGGGCGGCATCGTGTCGGGCTGGGCCAGCGAGACGGGGGCGCGGACGGAGACGGCCACCCCTGTCTTCAACGAGATCGTGCCGCCTTCGGGGGAGCTATACGCCAATCCGGCGGCGAGCCAGGCGATGCTGGACGATGCGCAGTTCGATGTCGAGGGCTGGCTGGCCGGGGAAATCGCCCGCGAGTTCGCGGTGGCGGAGGGGGCGGCCTTCGTCAACGGCAATGGCACGAACAAGCCCAAGGGGTTCCTGACCTATACGGCCACCAATGAAGTGGACGGCGTGCGCGCCTTCGGCTCGTTGCAATATGTGGCTTCGGGGGCTTCGGGCGCTTTTGCGGCGGCGGGTCAGGACAAGCTGATCGATCTGGTGCAGAGCCTGCGCGCGCCCTATCGGCAGGGGGCCTGTTTCGTGATGAATTCGGCCACGCTGGCGGTCATTCGCAAGATGAAGACCAGTGACGGGGCGTTTATCTGGCAGCCTTCGCTGATCGCGGGGCAGCCGGCGACCTTGCTGGGCTATCCGGTCGTGGAGGCGGAGGATATGCCGGATATTTCGGCGGGGTCTTTGTCGATCGCCTTCGGCAATTTTCAGGCGGGCTATGTGGTCTCGGAGCGGAGCGAGACGAGCATCCTGCGCGATCCGTTCAGCAACAAGCCGTTCGTTCACTTTTACGCGGTGAAGCGGATAGGCGGGGCCGTGGCGAATTCGGAGGCGATCAAGCTGATGAAGTTCGCGGCGTCGTGA
- a CDS encoding head-tail connector protein has protein sequence MLADLKAWLRIGSDDEDGVLERLLGSASGLCEQFIGQWLVVREAAETIVADGSWRRLTARPVVAILGVEVEGVALAPGAYAVDIDASGDGWVRARLVDGPGKVTVRYRAGLAADVEGLPDAIRQGIVRLAAEHFVARDGEVATPPAVVSALWRPWRRMRLA, from the coding sequence ATGTTGGCGGATCTCAAGGCCTGGTTGCGGATCGGGTCGGACGATGAGGATGGCGTGCTGGAGCGGTTGCTGGGAAGCGCTTCGGGGCTTTGCGAGCAGTTTATCGGGCAGTGGCTGGTGGTGCGGGAGGCGGCCGAGACCATCGTAGCGGATGGGAGCTGGCGGCGGCTGACGGCGCGGCCGGTGGTCGCGATATTGGGGGTGGAGGTGGAGGGTGTGGCGTTGGCGCCCGGGGCCTATGCGGTCGATATCGACGCTTCGGGGGATGGCTGGGTGCGGGCGCGGCTGGTGGACGGGCCGGGCAAGGTGACGGTGCGATACCGGGCGGGTCTGGCGGCGGATGTCGAGGGGCTGCCCGACGCGATCCGGCAGGGGATCGTCAGGCTGGCGGCGGAGCATTTCGTGGCGCGGGACGGCGAAGTGGCGACGCCGCCCGCCGTGGTGAGCGCGCTGTGGCGGCCATGGCGGCGGATGCGGCTGGCATGA
- a CDS encoding gene transfer agent family protein: MSGANGARGEAALELGGERFVLRPSFAALVAAEEELGPLFSLVERAADGKLSLAEMAGLLWHCLAEPPAGLTREALGEAIVAVGLAKLTPVLRGILGQILGGR; encoded by the coding sequence GTGAGCGGGGCTAACGGGGCCAGGGGGGAGGCGGCGCTGGAACTGGGGGGTGAGCGGTTCGTGCTGCGGCCCAGTTTTGCGGCTTTGGTGGCGGCTGAGGAAGAGTTGGGACCGTTGTTCTCGCTGGTGGAGCGGGCGGCGGACGGGAAGCTGTCGCTGGCCGAGATGGCGGGGCTGCTCTGGCATTGTCTGGCGGAGCCGCCCGCAGGGCTGACGCGGGAGGCGTTGGGCGAAGCGATTGTGGCGGTTGGCCTGGCGAAGCTGACGCCGGTGTTGCGCGGGATATTGGGGCAGATTCTGGGGGGACGATGA
- a CDS encoding tail tape measure protein translates to MDEEIDNLVVRVRADTRGLAQDVGVMREELEGTLANGAERAGRRIERELLRAARSGKFGFEELKAVALRVLDDIAANALRVGMDSVGGGGLVGLAASVLGLPGRATGGPVAPGRAYVVGERGPEVFVPTASGQVVPNGGGGVRDVRVSIAVQGQGADSARLLSRSARQVARAVRGAISG, encoded by the coding sequence ATGGACGAGGAAATCGACAATCTGGTCGTGCGGGTGCGGGCGGATACGCGGGGATTGGCCCAGGATGTGGGCGTCATGCGGGAGGAATTGGAAGGGACTCTCGCGAACGGTGCGGAGCGGGCCGGGCGGCGGATCGAGCGGGAGTTGCTGCGGGCCGCCCGGTCCGGGAAGTTCGGGTTCGAGGAACTGAAGGCTGTCGCTCTGCGGGTGCTGGATGACATCGCTGCCAATGCGTTGCGGGTGGGGATGGACAGTGTCGGCGGCGGTGGGCTGGTCGGGTTGGCGGCGTCCGTGCTGGGCCTGCCGGGGCGGGCGACTGGCGGGCCGGTGGCGCCGGGGCGGGCCTATGTCGTGGGGGAGCGGGGGCCGGAGGTCTTCGTGCCGACGGCGAGCGGGCAGGTCGTGCCCAACGGCGGCGGCGGGGTGCGGGATGTGCGGGTGAGCATCGCGGTGCAGGGGCAGGGGGCGGATAGCGCCCGACTGCTTTCGCGCAGTGCGCGGCAGGTGGCGAGGGCCGTGAGGGGGGCGATCAGCGGATGA
- a CDS encoding acetyltransferase, whose amino-acid sequence MPPMSSIRPARAADGARLLDIWRKAVDATHDFLTPADRAAIEEEVATFLPLSPAWLATDTDDQPIGFMLIEGTHMEALFIDPDWHGQGIGRRLVDHALSMHPTLTTDVNEQNDGAIAFYEALSFARTGRSDQDGQGRPYPLIHLRHAP is encoded by the coding sequence ATGCCGCCGATGAGTTCCATCCGCCCCGCCCGCGCCGCCGACGGCGCCCGCCTGCTCGACATCTGGCGCAAAGCCGTCGACGCGACCCATGATTTCCTCACCCCCGCCGACCGCGCCGCCATAGAGGAGGAAGTCGCCACCTTCCTCCCCCTCAGTCCCGCCTGGCTCGCCACCGACACGGACGACCAGCCCATCGGCTTCATGCTGATCGAGGGCACCCATATGGAGGCGCTGTTCATCGACCCCGACTGGCACGGCCAGGGCATAGGCCGCCGCCTGGTCGACCACGCCCTGTCGATGCACCCAACGCTCACCACCGACGTCAACGAACAGAATGACGGCGCGATAGCCTTCTACGAAGCCCTCAGCTTCGCCCGCACCGGCCGCTCGGACCAGGACGGCCAGGGCCGCCCCTACCCCCTCATCCACCTGCGCCACGCGCCCTGA
- a CDS encoding DUF6127 family protein has translation MKYDGEMLARLVAQAEAQPVGMDIVMIRALIEEASELGVGRALERLGLADRGAGDDVRELRELLGAWRDAKKAARGAVVAWVTRVVMALLLLGMAVKLGLAGLVHE, from the coding sequence ATGAAATATGATGGAGAGATGCTGGCGCGGCTGGTCGCGCAGGCCGAGGCGCAGCCGGTGGGGATGGATATCGTCATGATCCGCGCGCTGATCGAGGAGGCAAGCGAACTGGGCGTGGGGCGGGCGCTGGAGCGGCTGGGGCTGGCGGATCGCGGGGCGGGCGATGATGTGCGGGAGTTGCGCGAGCTGCTGGGGGCATGGCGTGACGCGAAGAAGGCGGCGCGGGGGGCTGTGGTCGCCTGGGTGACGCGGGTCGTGATGGCTTTGCTGCTGTTGGGCATGGCGGTGAAGCTGGGGCTGGCGGGGCTGGTGCATGAGTGA
- a CDS encoding YqaA family protein, whose translation MLTKLYQWTLAKAAHAHAERWLFAISFMESSFFPIPPHPLLGLMCLARPERAIRFGLICTIASVLGGLFGYAIGHFLYETVGQQILQALGLAAKFPVAACYLRIYGAEIILIKGATPIPFKLITITAGFIGLSLFTFLWASILSRAFQFMLVGFLFWKFGRPIKAFIEKYLGLLSAAFLVLVIGGFIAASALSGGGEKNDKCSQATMATLR comes from the coding sequence ATGCTCACCAAGCTCTACCAATGGACGCTGGCTAAAGCCGCCCACGCCCACGCCGAACGCTGGCTTTTCGCAATCTCCTTCATGGAAAGCAGCTTCTTCCCCATTCCGCCGCACCCGCTGCTGGGCCTGATGTGCCTGGCCCGCCCGGAACGCGCGATCCGCTTCGGCCTGATCTGCACCATCGCGTCGGTCCTGGGCGGCCTGTTCGGCTATGCCATCGGCCATTTCCTCTACGAAACGGTCGGCCAGCAAATCCTGCAAGCCCTCGGCCTCGCCGCCAAATTCCCGGTCGCCGCCTGCTATCTGCGCATTTACGGGGCGGAGATCATCCTGATCAAGGGCGCAACGCCCATCCCCTTCAAGCTGATCACTATCACGGCGGGCTTCATCGGCCTGTCGCTCTTCACCTTCCTCTGGGCCAGCATCCTCAGCCGCGCCTTCCAGTTCATGCTGGTCGGCTTCCTGTTCTGGAAGTTCGGACGCCCCATCAAGGCATTCATCGAGAAATATCTGGGCCTGCTCTCCGCCGCTTTCCTGGTCCTGGTGATCGGCGGCTTCATCGCAGCCTCGGCCCTGTCCGGCGGCGGGGAAAAGAACGACAAGTGCAGCCAGGCCACCATGGCCACCCTGCGCTGA
- the gp17 gene encoding tail completion protein gp17: MSAEVAVRGAVVAALRGDAELMAGLNGLFDGAPGRASAPYGVVGDCVALEWGAKDVDGRELVVTVSLYDAGEAPARLAALLGRVDAVLRVLEPGGGWRVVGARLARSRVARTGARDAWQALADYRMRVVRV, encoded by the coding sequence ATGAGCGCGGAGGTGGCGGTGCGCGGGGCGGTCGTGGCGGCCCTGCGCGGGGATGCGGAATTGATGGCGGGGTTGAACGGGCTGTTCGACGGCGCGCCGGGGCGGGCTAGCGCGCCCTATGGCGTGGTGGGGGACTGCGTGGCGCTGGAATGGGGGGCGAAGGATGTCGATGGGCGGGAACTGGTGGTGACCGTCAGCCTGTACGACGCGGGGGAAGCGCCTGCGCGGCTGGCCGCTTTGCTGGGGCGGGTCGATGCGGTTTTGCGGGTGTTGGAGCCTGGCGGGGGCTGGCGGGTCGTCGGGGCGCGGCTGGCGCGGTCGCGGGTGGCGCGGACGGGCGCGCGGGACGCGTGGCAGGCTTTGGCGGATTATCGGATGCGGGTGGTGCGGGTTTAG
- a CDS encoding DNA-packaging protein, with amino-acid sequence MPEAERERVLAGLSGAAADALAHDWRWLARPEQLAPEGDWRIWLMMAGRGFGKTRAGAEWVRSVAESDPAARIALVGATLGEARAVMVEGASGVLAVAPWWNRPAFLPALRKLVWRNGAVATLFGAAEAESLRGPQFSHGWADEIAKWAGGQAAWDNLMMGMRLGIAPRVLATTTPRPVALVRGLVERIGSDVVVTRGRSADNVAHLADGFLAAMERNYGGTRLGRQELDGELIEEVEGALWSRDLLERCRVAHVRGALVRVVVAVDPPASAHGDACGIVVVGLGGDGRAYVIADATVEGATPEGWARAVAAAALVHGADRVVAEANNGGAMVESVLRAAEAGLPVRLVHASRGKVARAEPVAALYEAGRVAHRGGFAELEDQLCGLMLGGGYVGPGRSPDRADALVWALTELMLGRRGEARVRGF; translated from the coding sequence ATGCCGGAGGCGGAGCGGGAGCGGGTGCTGGCGGGGCTGAGCGGCGCGGCGGCGGATGCGCTGGCGCATGACTGGCGATGGCTGGCGCGGCCGGAGCAACTGGCGCCCGAAGGGGACTGGCGCATCTGGCTGATGATGGCGGGGCGCGGATTCGGCAAGACGCGGGCCGGGGCGGAATGGGTGCGGTCGGTCGCGGAGAGCGATCCGGCGGCGCGGATCGCGCTGGTCGGGGCGACGCTGGGCGAGGCGCGGGCGGTGATGGTGGAGGGCGCTTCGGGCGTGCTGGCCGTCGCGCCCTGGTGGAACCGGCCTGCCTTCCTGCCTGCGCTGCGCAAGCTGGTGTGGCGCAACGGGGCGGTGGCGACCCTGTTCGGGGCGGCGGAGGCGGAAAGCCTGCGCGGGCCGCAGTTCAGCCATGGCTGGGCCGATGAGATCGCCAAATGGGCGGGCGGACAGGCGGCCTGGGACAATCTGATGATGGGGATGCGGCTGGGCATCGCGCCCCGCGTGCTGGCGACGACGACGCCCCGGCCCGTGGCTCTGGTGCGGGGGCTGGTGGAGCGGATCGGTTCCGACGTGGTGGTGACGCGGGGGCGGTCGGCGGACAATGTCGCGCATCTGGCCGACGGGTTTCTGGCGGCGATGGAGCGCAATTATGGCGGCACGCGGCTGGGGCGGCAGGAACTGGACGGCGAGCTGATCGAAGAGGTGGAGGGCGCGCTGTGGAGCCGGGATCTGCTGGAGCGGTGCCGGGTGGCGCATGTGCGGGGCGCTCTGGTGCGGGTGGTGGTGGCGGTCGATCCGCCTGCTTCGGCGCATGGGGATGCGTGCGGGATTGTCGTGGTCGGTTTGGGGGGTGACGGGCGGGCCTATGTGATTGCCGACGCGACCGTGGAGGGCGCGACGCCGGAGGGTTGGGCGCGGGCGGTGGCGGCTGCGGCGCTGGTGCATGGCGCGGATCGGGTGGTGGCGGAGGCCAATAATGGCGGCGCGATGGTGGAAAGCGTGTTGCGGGCGGCGGAGGCCGGATTGCCGGTGCGGCTGGTGCATGCGAGCCGGGGCAAGGTGGCGCGGGCGGAGCCGGTGGCGGCTTTATATGAGGCCGGGCGGGTGGCGCATCGGGGCGGCTTTGCCGAACTGGAGGACCAGTTGTGCGGGTTGATGCTGGGGGGCGGCTATGTCGGGCCGGGGCGGTCGCCGGATCGGGCGGACGCGCTGGTCTGGGCGCTGACGGAGTTGATGCTGGGGCGGCGTGGGGAGGCGCGGGTTCGGGGGTTTTAG
- a CDS encoding phage portal protein — MKFFGVKAARESARPVLARAWGSGGVALGEWPASYEAQVRAGVVGNPVAQRALRLVAEGAGGTALAVGGVGEEERRRVKGLVTRCSSGQSLVETLASHLLLHGNAYVQLMVGADGMPVELYALRPERVSVEADARGWPSAYLYRVGESVTRLSPEDGSGRTGIIHLKALHPLDDHYGLGCVGAAAGAVAIHNAATVWNKALLDNAARPSGAMVYDPGDGSVMAPDQYERVKREMEIAFSGAANAGRPMLLEGGLDWKAMSLTPAEMDFVGLKAAAAREIALAFGVPPMLMGLPGDNAYANYREANRALWRQTILPLMAKICGGLAQGLQGWWPDLSLNVDLDAVPALFEERSALWERVGAADFLSAEEKRAVLGV, encoded by the coding sequence ATGAAATTTTTCGGGGTGAAGGCGGCGCGGGAAAGTGCGCGGCCGGTTTTGGCGCGGGCGTGGGGTTCCGGTGGCGTGGCGCTGGGGGAATGGCCTGCCAGCTATGAGGCGCAGGTGCGGGCCGGGGTGGTCGGCAATCCGGTGGCGCAGCGGGCCTTGCGGCTGGTGGCGGAGGGGGCTGGCGGGACCGCGCTGGCCGTCGGCGGCGTCGGCGAGGAAGAGCGGCGGCGGGTGAAGGGGTTGGTGACGCGCTGTTCTTCGGGGCAGTCGCTGGTGGAGACGTTGGCGAGCCATTTGCTGCTGCATGGCAATGCCTATGTGCAGTTGATGGTCGGCGCCGATGGGATGCCGGTGGAGCTATATGCGCTGCGGCCGGAGCGGGTGAGCGTGGAGGCGGATGCGCGGGGATGGCCGTCCGCCTATCTGTATCGCGTGGGGGAGAGCGTGACGCGGCTGTCGCCGGAGGATGGGAGCGGGCGGACCGGGATCATCCATCTGAAGGCGCTGCATCCGCTGGACGACCATTATGGTCTGGGTTGCGTGGGGGCGGCTGCCGGGGCGGTGGCGATCCACAATGCGGCGACGGTGTGGAACAAGGCTTTGCTGGACAATGCGGCGCGGCCTTCGGGGGCGATGGTCTATGATCCGGGCGACGGGTCGGTGATGGCGCCGGACCAGTATGAGCGGGTGAAGCGGGAGATGGAGATCGCCTTTTCCGGCGCGGCCAATGCCGGGCGGCCCATGTTGCTGGAGGGCGGGCTGGACTGGAAGGCGATGAGCCTGACGCCCGCCGAGATGGATTTCGTGGGCCTGAAGGCGGCGGCGGCGCGGGAGATTGCCCTGGCCTTTGGCGTGCCGCCGATGCTGATGGGGCTGCCGGGGGACAATGCTTACGCCAACTATCGCGAGGCCAATCGGGCGCTGTGGCGGCAGACGATCCTGCCGTTGATGGCGAAGATTTGCGGCGGACTGGCGCAGGGGTTGCAGGGATGGTGGCCCGATTTGTCCCTGAATGTCGATCTGGATGCGGTGCCTGCCCTGTTCGAGGAGCGCAGTGCGCTTTGGGAGCGGGTCGGTGCGGCGGATTTCCTGTCGGCGGAGGAGAAGCGGGCGGTTTTGGGGGTTTAG